The following are encoded in a window of Chlorocebus sabaeus isolate Y175 chromosome 10, mChlSab1.0.hap1, whole genome shotgun sequence genomic DNA:
- the PRKAG3 gene encoding 5'-AMP-activated protein kinase subunit gamma-3: protein MEPELEHALHRTPSWSSLGGSEHQEMSFLEQEDSSSWPSPAVTSSSERIHGNWRAKASRWTRQEVVEEGEPPGQGQGPRSRPAAESTGLEATFPKATPLAQADPARVGTPPTGWDCLPSDCMASATGSSTDDVELATEFPATEAWQCELEGLVEERPAPCPSPQALFPKLGWDDELQKPGAQIYMRFMQEHTCYDAMATSSKLVIFDTTLEIKKAFFALVANGVRAAPLWDSKKQSFVGMLTITDFILVLHRYYRSPLVQIYEIEQHKIETWREIYLQGCFKPLVSISPNDSLFEAVYTLIKNRIHRLPVLDPVSGNVLHILTHKRLLKFLHIFGSLLPRPSFLYRTIQDLGIGTFRDLAVVLETAPILTALDIFVDRRVSALPVVNECGQVVGLYSRFDVIHLAAQQTYNHLDMSVGEALRQRTLCLEGVLSCQPHESLGEVIDRIAQEQVHRLVLVDETQHLLGVVSLSDILQALVLSPAGIDALGA from the exons ATGGAGCCAGAGCTGGAGCACGCACTGCACAGG ACCCCTTCCTGGAGCAGCCTTGGGGGTTCTGAGCATCAAG AGATGAGCTTCCTAGAGCAAGAAGACAGCAGCTCATGGCCATCACCAGCTGTGACCAGCAGCTCAGAAAGAATCCACGGGAATTGGAGGGCCAAGGCCTCGAGATGGACAAGGCAGGAGGTGGTGGAGGAAGGGGAGCCACCGGGTCAGGGGCAAG GTCCCCGGTCCAGGCCAGCTGCTGAGTCCACCGGGCTGGAGGCCACATTCCCCAAGGCCACACCCTTGGCTCAAGCTGATCCTGCCAGGGTAGGCACTCCACCAACAGGGTGGGACTGCCTCCCCTCTGACTGTATGGCCTCAGCTACAGGCTCCAGCACAGATGATGTGGAGCTGGCCACGGAGTTCCCAGCCACAGAGGCCTGGCAGTGTGAGCTAGAAGGCCTGGTTGAAGAGAGGCCTGCCCCATGCCCGTCCCCGCAAGCCCTATTTCCCAAGCTGGGCTGGGATGACGAACTGCAGAAACCCGGCGCCCAGATCTACATGCGCTTCATGCAGGAGCACACCTGCTATGATGCTATGGCAACTAGCTCCAAGCTGGTCATCTTCGACACCACGCTGGAG ATCAAGAAGGCCTTCTTTGCTCTGGTGGCCAACGGTGTGCGGGCAGCCCCTCTATGGGACAGCAAGAAGCAGAGCTTTGTGG GGATGCTGACCATCACTGACTTCATCCTGGTGCTGCATCGCTACTACAGGTCCCCCCTG GTCCAGATCTATGAGATTGAACAACATAAGATTGAGACCTGGAGGG AGATCTACCTGCAAGGCTGCTTCAAGCCTCTGGTCTCCATCTCTCCTAATGACAG CCTGTTTGAAGCTGTCTACACCCTCATCAAGAACCGGATCCATCGCCTGCCTGTTCTGGACCCGGTGTCAGGCAACGTACTCCACATCCTCACGCACAAACGCCTGCTCAAGTTCCTGCACATCTTT GGTTCCCTGCTGCCCCGGCCCTCCTTCCTCTACCGCACTATCCAAGATTTGGGCATCGGCACATTCCGAGACTTGGCTGTGGTGCTGGAGACAGCACCCATCCTGACTGCACTGGACATCTTTGTGGACCGGCGTGTGTCTGCACTGCCTGTGGTCAACGAATGTG GTCAGGTCGTGGGACTCTATTCCCGCTTTGATGTGATC CACCTGGCTGCCCAGCAAACCTACAACCACCTGGACATGAGTGTGGGAGAAGCTCTGAGGCAGAGGACACTATGTCTGGAGGGAGTCCTTTCCTGCCAGCCCCATGAGAGTTTGGGGGAAGTGATCGACAGGATTGCTCAGGAGCAG GTACACCGGCTGGTGCTAGTGGACGAGACCCAGCATCTCTTGGGCGTGGTGTCCCTCTCCGACATCCTTCAGGCACTGGTGCTCAGCCCTGCTGGCATCGATGCCCTCGGGGCCTGA